From a single Micromonospora pallida genomic region:
- a CDS encoding S8 family peptidase: MALTPSTRQRWRLGLATTTVAAAVAFAAPATAAPAEGAILQAGGETAVADSYVVVLKETSVARTAVDSSARSLAREYGGTVARTYQNALRGFEVKLSETAAKRLAAHPSVKYVQQNHEVSIAATQTPTPSWGLDRVDQRNLPLNNSYTYPNNGSGVRAYIIDTGIRFSHGDFGGRAVTGFDAIDGGSADDCNGHGTHVAGTVGGTAYGVAKGTTLVGVRVLDCGGSGSYAQVIAGIDWVTGDHDPGERAVANMSLGGGFDQATNDAVTASIADGVSYALAAGNESGSNACNVSPASTPNAITVGATESSDARASYSNIGTCLDIFAPGSAITSAWHTNDTATNTISGTSMASPHVAGAAALVLAANPAYTPQQVRDKLVNDATNNVVTNPGTGSPNKLLYTGNIVPPTQDFSISVSPAAGSVNPGGSLSATVSTTTTIGNPQTVSLTASGLPAGATASFSPASISTGGSSALTIATTGSTGPGTYTVTITATGPVTTQSTSYALTVNGPPGCSQTNNTDATISDNSTVESSITISGCAGNASASSTVQVAIVHTYIGDLVVSLIAPDGSAYVLHNRTGGSADNINQTYPVNLSSEASNGTWKLRVQDAASGDVGYLDTWTLKLNGTTPPTCGGTNGTDVTIGDNTTVTSPIAVSGCTGNASAASTVQVAIVHTYIGDLVVTLVAPDGSAYVLHNRTGGSTDNLNQTYTVNLSSEPRNGTWTLRVQDAAAGDVGYLNSWTLTL, translated from the coding sequence ATGGCTCTCACTCCCTCCACCAGGCAACGCTGGCGCCTCGGCCTCGCCACCACCACGGTGGCCGCCGCAGTGGCCTTCGCCGCCCCCGCAACCGCCGCACCCGCCGAGGGTGCCATCCTTCAGGCCGGCGGCGAGACCGCCGTCGCCGACTCGTACGTCGTGGTGCTCAAGGAGACATCCGTCGCCCGTACCGCGGTCGACTCCTCCGCCCGGAGTCTCGCCCGGGAGTACGGCGGCACGGTCGCCCGCACCTACCAGAACGCGCTGCGCGGCTTCGAGGTGAAGCTCTCCGAGACGGCAGCCAAGCGGCTCGCCGCCCACCCCTCGGTGAAGTACGTCCAGCAGAACCACGAGGTCAGCATCGCGGCAACCCAGACGCCCACCCCCTCCTGGGGCCTGGACCGGGTCGACCAGCGCAACCTGCCGCTGAACAACTCGTACACCTACCCGAACAACGGCTCGGGCGTGCGGGCGTACATCATCGACACCGGCATCCGGTTCAGCCACGGCGACTTCGGCGGTCGCGCGGTGACCGGCTTCGACGCCATCGACGGCGGCTCGGCGGACGACTGCAACGGCCACGGCACGCACGTCGCCGGCACGGTCGGCGGCACCGCGTACGGCGTGGCCAAGGGCACCACCCTGGTCGGCGTACGGGTCCTGGACTGCGGCGGCAGCGGAAGTTACGCCCAGGTCATCGCGGGCATTGACTGGGTGACCGGCGACCACGACCCGGGTGAGCGCGCGGTGGCCAACATGAGCCTCGGCGGCGGTTTCGACCAGGCCACCAACGACGCGGTGACCGCGTCGATCGCCGACGGTGTCAGCTACGCCCTCGCGGCGGGCAACGAGTCCGGTTCCAACGCCTGCAACGTCTCGCCGGCCAGCACGCCGAACGCCATCACCGTCGGGGCGACCGAGTCCTCCGACGCCCGGGCCAGCTACTCCAACATCGGCACCTGCCTGGACATCTTCGCCCCGGGCAGCGCGATCACCTCGGCCTGGCACACCAACGACACCGCTACCAACACGATCAGCGGCACGTCGATGGCGAGCCCGCACGTGGCCGGCGCGGCCGCGCTGGTGCTCGCCGCGAACCCGGCGTACACGCCGCAGCAGGTCCGCGACAAGCTGGTGAACGACGCCACCAACAACGTGGTGACCAACCCGGGCACCGGTTCGCCGAACAAGCTGCTCTACACCGGCAACATCGTCCCGCCGACCCAGGACTTCAGCATCAGCGTGTCCCCGGCCGCCGGTTCGGTCAACCCGGGCGGGTCGCTGAGCGCCACGGTGAGCACCACGACCACCATCGGCAACCCGCAGACGGTCAGCCTGACCGCCAGTGGCCTGCCGGCCGGGGCGACCGCGAGCTTCAGCCCGGCGTCGATCAGCACCGGTGGCTCGTCCGCCCTGACCATCGCCACCACCGGCAGCACCGGGCCGGGCACGTACACGGTGACCATCACCGCGACCGGGCCGGTCACCACGCAGAGCACGTCGTACGCCCTGACCGTCAACGGGCCGCCCGGCTGCTCGCAGACCAACAACACCGACGCCACGATCTCCGACAACAGCACCGTGGAGAGTTCGATCACCATCTCGGGCTGCGCCGGTAACGCCTCGGCGTCCAGCACCGTGCAGGTGGCGATCGTGCACACCTACATCGGGGACCTGGTGGTCAGCCTGATCGCGCCGGACGGCAGCGCGTACGTCTTGCACAACCGCACCGGCGGTTCTGCCGACAACATCAACCAGACCTACCCGGTGAACCTCTCCTCGGAGGCGTCGAACGGCACCTGGAAGCTGCGGGTGCAGGATGCCGCCAGCGGTGACGTCGGCTACCTCGACACCTGGACCCTGAAGCTCAACGGGACGACCCCGCCGACCTGTGGCGGCACCAACGGCACCGACGTGACCATCGGTGACAACACCACGGTCACCAGCCCCATCGCCGTCAGCGGCTGCACCGGCAACGCGTCGGCCGCCAGCACCGTGCAGGTGGCGATCGTGCACACCTACATCGGGGACCTCGTGGTCACCCTGGTCGCCCCGGACGGCAGCGCCTACGTCCTGCACAACCGCACCGGCGGCTCGACCGACAACCTGAACCAGACCTACACGGTCAACCTGTCGTCCGAGCCCCGCAACGGCACCTGGACCCTGCGGGTTCAGGATGCCGCCGCCGGTGACGTCGGCTACCTGAACAGCTGGACCCTGACCCTGTAA
- a CDS encoding toxin glutamine deamidase domain-containing protein: MTVLPSPIPHPLDFCPWQLPGWIYEALDWVVGVEWPEGNERVVWDLADEWYSVAAALAGPRDDAATAAGEVLSGYGAVGAVAEAFDAAWRKVAEGDEAPLPLLLAVSTDLGRLVEECGCDIEGAKLEVWIELGILVVELLGMTVAVVLTAGAASPAAGAVIAATRFVVQQIFKKLIAQLARKTLKKGMQEATERAAKQVTKDGLRGLGRNVLRGGLFEAAEEGGVNLAIQGYQNSTGRRDGVDLADLGTSALGGLAGGAAAPLAGLGKHASSRGGQFAENLGREMTGEMIADQAASLATGGGLVGLEDAARAAASGATGSMVSQSDAALQARLDGRLNALTSTPLSSPSALVVDPGPAMPTVPPADSTSPPPLSDAATPAVPSPRTTSDLGGDDVGTSTAVSRAYGMESSPGPELLEPKLPTSGSVESGVPADHRTGASPQAASEPVTAAAPPLSAATPSTAPAPVTATPTLSAVTADPMLAASPVTAPAPDLSTTTSSTGMASPAPTASAVGTIGSPTVAAAPAVPVTPGLGSTVPPGPSPTVNSGTAPPVTTVTNTAAGPMANSAPVSNPPVVRAPAPTLPASFAQPKGEGQDRSSLDLSLLEALEPKTPQPRDSAPPPPDLGPMPQHSPEPVPRTPEWYDATWAAEREALERRRYRGYYEAQRAWFEERRRDDLARELRDEAESYYDQARWLIRRAHEAYRSGKRALADQFLAGGREQERLCYQQQDLAEEVRDGRTLPDVTYVNDEVDFRRINDDVAEMATGGVETGNRSALTGDGGPPSIEQTRPYGERGGLRPPLALHQTDLERQMPREPDGSVSRTADPRRGRWFSLVNDGGPSADATRSINCLDCTLSLYETWMHGRPRVSAPRTFDGYFHGDVNRPIDGEWGGPGRVERVTGGAYQQVTPSTEGLSPAAARQRVLQGYADLHQQLLSGGHGSFAFLVNTWEGGGAHAWVALNQNGTVLYLDPQISAVSDRPPYVHRGVSHPGNVASLEALVIGPDGTPMPLAGRGLGDFSEQRTSSADAGEPGGRTDGRPLSRRQPLPTPGQAPSSPDASDTNPKAQDPKQAVRETRDRAYQERIAAGVSVPTAVASATDLDSLFSAGVAPGDAVAELDPANLRRLVPHLDEKAAHELTRLFAEPRVQQMIEDTWRTPPKGEPLLAETLVRQLTQRPDLVAMVLAAPELMASLTARPLTLHHLAEHQQAIDVLTSVLQDISDCGPEVFVLAGTPEPEPTPLTDEQRRISLSIEGENDVVQPGFDQRRRSDSAYGRQYLDDLYAAAAEAQAELKTLAVRLARDGDQQIGNPGWRTAPKDRRRAEDKVSKYHGDASQLCDLAAAKIEFQSLGQLYRALDRLRREPGVRIMSCDDRFQSPQPSGYRDIQLVLEMANGHIAEFRLHLAALDEVAAWEHALYEVRRDLKALARQEGRPLRLMEQAIFDGVLRREQELFWTALLSTCREGEG, encoded by the coding sequence GTGACCGTACTGCCGAGTCCGATCCCGCACCCCCTCGACTTCTGCCCCTGGCAGTTGCCGGGTTGGATCTACGAGGCGCTCGACTGGGTGGTCGGCGTCGAGTGGCCCGAGGGAAACGAACGCGTCGTCTGGGATCTCGCCGACGAGTGGTACAGCGTGGCTGCCGCGCTGGCGGGTCCGCGCGACGACGCCGCCACCGCCGCTGGCGAGGTGCTCAGTGGGTACGGGGCCGTGGGGGCGGTCGCGGAAGCCTTCGACGCCGCCTGGCGGAAGGTCGCCGAGGGGGACGAAGCTCCCCTGCCGCTCCTGCTCGCGGTGAGCACCGACCTCGGCCGGCTCGTCGAGGAATGCGGCTGTGACATCGAGGGCGCCAAGCTCGAGGTCTGGATCGAGCTGGGCATCCTGGTGGTCGAGTTGCTCGGCATGACGGTGGCGGTGGTTCTCACTGCGGGCGCGGCCTCACCGGCCGCAGGCGCCGTGATCGCCGCCACCCGGTTCGTCGTGCAGCAGATCTTCAAGAAGCTGATCGCGCAGCTCGCACGGAAGACTCTCAAGAAGGGAATGCAGGAGGCGACCGAGCGGGCCGCGAAGCAGGTCACCAAGGACGGCCTGCGTGGGTTGGGCCGCAACGTGCTACGGGGCGGACTGTTCGAGGCCGCCGAGGAAGGCGGCGTCAACCTGGCTATCCAGGGCTACCAGAACTCGACCGGCCGCCGGGACGGCGTGGACCTCGCCGACCTCGGCACCTCGGCCCTGGGTGGTCTCGCCGGCGGCGCTGCCGCTCCGCTGGCCGGCCTGGGGAAGCACGCCAGCAGCCGAGGCGGTCAGTTCGCCGAGAACCTCGGCCGCGAGATGACCGGCGAGATGATCGCCGATCAGGCGGCCAGCCTGGCGACCGGCGGCGGCCTCGTCGGCCTTGAAGACGCTGCCCGTGCTGCCGCCTCCGGAGCCACCGGCTCGATGGTCAGCCAGAGCGACGCGGCGCTCCAGGCGCGACTCGACGGCCGGCTGAACGCCCTGACCAGTACCCCCCTGAGCTCACCGTCTGCGTTGGTGGTCGACCCGGGCCCAGCCATGCCCACCGTCCCGCCAGCCGACTCGACCTCCCCGCCCCCGCTATCCGACGCAGCAACTCCGGCCGTCCCCAGCCCACGGACGACCTCCGACCTCGGTGGTGACGATGTCGGGACGAGCACGGCGGTGTCCCGGGCGTACGGAATGGAGAGCTCCCCAGGTCCGGAGCTGCTGGAGCCGAAGTTGCCGACCAGCGGTTCCGTCGAGTCGGGCGTGCCGGCCGACCATCGGACAGGTGCTTCGCCGCAGGCCGCGTCCGAGCCGGTGACCGCCGCTGCGCCGCCGTTGTCGGCGGCCACCCCCTCGACGGCACCTGCTCCGGTTACGGCAACGCCGACCCTGTCGGCCGTCACGGCGGATCCGATGCTGGCCGCATCTCCGGTCACCGCGCCCGCCCCCGACCTGTCGACCACGACCAGCTCCACCGGAATGGCATCGCCGGCCCCCACTGCCTCTGCCGTGGGCACCATCGGTTCGCCCACGGTGGCTGCCGCTCCGGCTGTTCCCGTGACACCAGGCCTCGGCTCGACCGTCCCGCCCGGCCCGAGTCCCACGGTGAACTCCGGAACGGCCCCACCGGTCACCACCGTGACCAATACGGCTGCCGGGCCGATGGCCAACTCGGCGCCTGTGTCCAATCCGCCGGTAGTGCGCGCACCTGCGCCAACACTGCCGGCCAGCTTCGCTCAGCCGAAGGGGGAGGGACAGGACCGATCTTCGCTTGACCTCTCCCTGCTGGAGGCACTGGAACCGAAGACGCCCCAACCGCGAGATTCGGCTCCGCCGCCCCCTGACCTGGGACCGATGCCCCAGCATTCGCCCGAGCCGGTGCCAAGAACCCCCGAGTGGTACGACGCCACGTGGGCAGCGGAGCGGGAGGCGCTCGAGCGCCGCCGCTACCGCGGCTACTACGAGGCCCAACGCGCCTGGTTCGAGGAGCGACGGCGGGACGACCTCGCCAGGGAACTTCGTGATGAGGCGGAGAGCTACTACGACCAGGCGCGCTGGCTCATCAGGCGTGCTCATGAGGCGTACCGGAGCGGAAAGCGGGCCCTCGCTGATCAGTTCCTGGCAGGAGGACGGGAGCAGGAACGCCTCTGCTACCAGCAGCAGGATCTCGCCGAGGAGGTTCGGGATGGCAGAACCCTGCCGGACGTCACGTACGTCAACGACGAAGTGGACTTCCGGCGTATCAACGACGATGTCGCGGAGATGGCGACCGGCGGGGTCGAGACCGGCAACCGGTCGGCGCTGACCGGCGACGGTGGTCCGCCCTCGATCGAGCAGACCCGGCCGTACGGCGAACGCGGCGGGCTGCGTCCGCCGCTGGCACTGCACCAGACCGACCTGGAACGACAGATGCCGCGCGAGCCCGACGGCAGCGTCTCCCGGACAGCCGATCCTCGCCGGGGCAGATGGTTCTCGTTGGTCAACGACGGCGGACCGAGCGCTGATGCGACCCGGTCGATCAACTGTCTTGACTGCACCCTCTCCCTGTACGAGACGTGGATGCACGGCCGGCCCCGGGTCTCGGCGCCGCGTACGTTCGACGGCTACTTCCACGGGGACGTCAACCGGCCGATCGACGGTGAGTGGGGCGGACCCGGACGGGTGGAGCGGGTAACCGGTGGCGCCTACCAACAGGTCACCCCGTCGACCGAGGGGCTCTCGCCGGCCGCCGCCCGGCAACGGGTGCTGCAGGGGTACGCCGACCTGCACCAGCAACTTCTCTCCGGCGGTCACGGCAGCTTCGCCTTCCTGGTGAACACCTGGGAGGGCGGCGGGGCGCACGCGTGGGTTGCCCTGAACCAGAACGGCACGGTGCTGTACCTCGACCCGCAGATCAGCGCCGTGTCTGATCGCCCGCCGTATGTCCATCGAGGTGTGTCGCATCCCGGGAACGTCGCCAGCCTCGAAGCACTGGTGATCGGACCGGATGGCACTCCGATGCCGCTGGCAGGTCGTGGACTGGGTGACTTCAGCGAGCAACGGACGTCATCCGCCGATGCCGGCGAGCCAGGCGGGAGGACCGACGGGCGACCCCTGAGCCGGAGGCAGCCGCTCCCGACCCCGGGCCAGGCGCCGAGCTCGCCCGATGCATCCGACACGAACCCCAAGGCCCAGGACCCGAAGCAGGCGGTACGCGAGACACGCGACCGGGCGTACCAGGAGCGGATCGCGGCGGGAGTGTCGGTGCCGACGGCTGTCGCGTCGGCAACCGACCTCGACAGTCTGTTCAGCGCTGGCGTCGCGCCCGGTGACGCAGTGGCCGAACTGGATCCAGCCAACCTGCGGAGACTCGTCCCGCACCTCGACGAGAAGGCTGCCCATGAGCTGACAAGGCTGTTCGCCGAACCTCGCGTGCAGCAGATGATCGAGGACACCTGGCGAACCCCACCGAAGGGCGAGCCGCTACTGGCCGAGACGCTGGTCCGGCAGTTGACGCAGCGGCCGGACCTGGTCGCGATGGTCCTCGCGGCGCCGGAACTGATGGCTTCGCTCACGGCCCGTCCGCTCACCCTGCACCACCTCGCCGAGCACCAGCAGGCCATCGACGTCCTGACGTCGGTTCTGCAGGACATTTCAGATTGTGGTCCTGAGGTTTTTGTCCTGGCTGGGACGCCGGAACCGGAGCCGACGCCGCTGACTGACGAGCAACGCCGGATCAGTCTATCGATCGAGGGCGAAAACGATGTCGTTCAGCCCGGTTTCGATCAGCGCCGACGTTCCGACAGTGCTTACGGGCGACAGTATCTTGACGATCTGTATGCGGCAGCAGCAGAGGCGCAAGCTGAACTGAAGACGCTGGCGGTCAGGCTGGCCCGGGATGGGGATCAACAGATTGGCAATCCGGGCTGGCGCACTGCTCCCAAGGATCGGCGTCGCGCTGAGGACAAGGTGTCAAAGTATCACGGTGATGCGTCTCAATTATGTGATCTGGCGGCGGCAAAAATTGAGTTTCAATCGCTTGGGCAGCTCTACCGTGCGCTGGATCGGCTGCGTCGTGAACCAGGCGTGCGAATCATGTCCTGCGATGACCGGTTCCAGTCCCCCCAGCCTAGCGGGTACCGCGACATTCAACTGGTTCTGGAGATGGCAAACGGCCATATAGCAGAATTTCGCCTCCACCTCGCTGCACTCGACGAGGTGGCCGCATGGGAGCATGCACTGTACGAGGTGCGGCGTGACCTGAAAGCCCTAGCCAGGCAGGAGGGCCGCCCTCTGCGGCTCATGGAGCAGGCGATCTTTGACGGAGTGCTCCGCCGCGAACAGGAGCTGTTCTGGACGGCCCTACTGTCCACTTGTAGAGAGGGGGAAGGATGA
- a CDS encoding aldehyde dehydrogenase family protein — MESRAFFVAGRPVHGESESTVHHPYDGRMIGRTSQATPEQVEVAVAAAAEVAAEAAALPAHVRAAALDHVSRRLAERAEETAQLITAENGKPIKWARVEVDRAVSTFRWAAEEARRFTGQLQRLDTDPTATGRIALVRRVPRGPVLGITPFNFPLNLVAHKVAPALAVGTPIIVKPAPATPLTALLLGEILAETALPDGMFSVLPLPNERAAALVADPRLPVVSFTGSGPVGAAIRRAVPDKHVTLELGGNAAAIICEDWNTDEDLTYAAHRIATFANYQAGQSCIAVQRVYVHEWTYDAFLPRLVAAVQELRTGDPTDDHTDVGPLISEEAATRVEAWVDEAVTAGATIDVGGRRDGANYPPTVLTGVRADARVSADEVFGPVLVVARVEHDQAAFAAVNHSAYGLQAGVFTHRVDVAFAAHRTLEVGGVIVGDVPAYRADQMPYGGVKGSGVGREGVRSAMDDYTEPRVLVLTGVQL; from the coding sequence GTGGAGTCCCGTGCCTTCTTCGTCGCCGGTCGTCCCGTCCACGGCGAGTCCGAGTCGACCGTCCACCATCCATACGACGGGCGCATGATCGGGCGTACCAGTCAGGCCACCCCGGAACAGGTCGAAGTGGCCGTAGCGGCAGCCGCCGAAGTAGCCGCGGAGGCCGCAGCCCTGCCCGCGCACGTCCGGGCGGCAGCCCTGGACCACGTCTCCCGCCGCCTCGCCGAACGGGCCGAGGAGACCGCCCAACTGATCACCGCCGAGAACGGCAAACCGATCAAATGGGCCCGCGTCGAGGTCGACCGCGCCGTCTCCACCTTCCGCTGGGCCGCCGAAGAAGCCCGACGCTTCACCGGACAACTGCAACGCCTCGACACCGACCCCACCGCCACCGGACGGATCGCCCTGGTCCGACGGGTGCCCCGAGGCCCCGTACTCGGCATCACCCCGTTCAACTTCCCGCTCAACCTGGTCGCCCACAAGGTCGCCCCAGCCCTCGCCGTCGGCACACCGATCATCGTCAAACCGGCCCCCGCCACCCCGCTCACCGCGCTGCTGCTCGGCGAGATCCTCGCCGAGACCGCGCTGCCCGACGGGATGTTCTCGGTGCTGCCCCTGCCCAACGAGCGCGCCGCCGCACTCGTCGCCGACCCGCGCCTGCCGGTCGTGTCGTTCACCGGCTCCGGACCGGTCGGCGCCGCGATCCGCCGCGCCGTCCCCGACAAACACGTCACCCTCGAACTCGGCGGCAACGCGGCAGCGATCATCTGCGAGGACTGGAACACCGACGAAGACCTCACCTACGCCGCACACCGCATCGCCACCTTCGCCAACTACCAGGCCGGCCAGTCCTGCATCGCCGTGCAACGGGTCTACGTGCACGAATGGACCTACGACGCGTTCCTGCCCCGACTCGTCGCCGCCGTCCAGGAACTACGGACCGGCGACCCCACCGACGACCACACCGACGTCGGCCCGCTCATCTCCGAGGAAGCGGCGACCCGGGTCGAGGCCTGGGTGGACGAAGCGGTCACCGCCGGAGCCACCATCGACGTCGGCGGCCGACGCGACGGCGCAAACTACCCACCCACCGTGCTCACCGGGGTACGGGCCGACGCCCGCGTCAGCGCCGACGAGGTGTTCGGGCCGGTGCTGGTGGTCGCCCGGGTCGAGCACGACCAGGCCGCGTTCGCCGCCGTCAACCACTCCGCGTACGGCCTCCAGGCCGGCGTCTTCACCCACCGCGTCGACGTCGCCTTCGCCGCCCACCGCACCCTCGAGGTCGGCGGGGTCATCGTCGGCGACGTGCCCGCCTACCGGGCCGACCAGATGCCGTACGGCGGAGTGAAGGGCAGCGGCGTGGGACGCGAGGGCGTCCGCAGCGCCATGGACGACTACACCGAACCGAGAGTGCTGGTGCTCACCGGCGTGCAGTTGTGA
- a CDS encoding SUKH-3 domain-containing protein produces the protein MIDRQQAEQLATVWARRDSQRLGHECAPLVEEFDLGYVISSTVAGDVPTLPGDLPTTVVDRETGEVSHWPRLPADVIAQTYRQRRPSQPAPRTVDPAAQLLREIRRLPTPGTTAHLTLDGRTYVAQGAKGDLDLNHHPLVQGYLSSLPAGHLVRGGDRHAELIVVSDVLHEYDHQRALQGQHPLEFEEYLSLLESARMEVFWVREPGDPVGGPADQSCASCITALVNLRLLPWPDLAYTREWHPDPQPVPDPHRFPAEVAHALATAGWQQTIFNEALAAGAIEDTLEIGTAAHRHQVFPAAEEALIAFPALLSKRRGPGEQVWISRFTTNPLRAAHSAASLADFGAVLGMRLFPIGAERPRESILAVDELGRVFALDQAGEWFLGADIDAALTTLLLGRAPARVRDDGTW, from the coding sequence GTGATCGACCGCCAACAGGCCGAGCAGCTTGCCACCGTTTGGGCGCGACGTGACTCGCAGCGCCTCGGACACGAGTGCGCCCCGCTGGTCGAGGAGTTCGACCTCGGATACGTGATCTCATCCACGGTGGCCGGTGACGTTCCGACACTCCCAGGTGACCTGCCGACCACCGTCGTCGACCGGGAAACCGGCGAGGTCTCGCACTGGCCACGCCTGCCGGCGGACGTCATCGCACAGACGTACCGGCAGCGTCGGCCGAGCCAGCCGGCACCCCGCACCGTCGACCCGGCCGCCCAACTGCTGCGGGAGATCCGGCGACTGCCCACCCCCGGCACCACCGCACATCTGACCCTCGACGGCCGTACGTACGTCGCCCAGGGCGCGAAGGGCGACCTCGACCTGAACCACCACCCCCTCGTCCAGGGCTACCTGAGCAGCCTTCCCGCCGGCCATCTGGTACGGGGCGGGGACCGGCACGCCGAACTGATCGTCGTCTCCGACGTCCTGCACGAGTACGACCACCAACGCGCCCTCCAGGGGCAGCATCCGCTGGAGTTCGAGGAGTACCTGTCGCTGCTGGAAAGCGCGCGCATGGAGGTCTTCTGGGTACGCGAACCAGGCGACCCGGTGGGTGGCCCAGCCGACCAATCATGTGCCTCCTGCATCACGGCCCTGGTGAACCTGAGGCTGCTTCCGTGGCCCGACCTCGCCTATACCCGGGAATGGCATCCCGACCCGCAGCCCGTCCCCGACCCCCACCGCTTCCCAGCCGAGGTCGCCCACGCGCTAGCCACTGCCGGCTGGCAGCAGACGATTTTCAACGAAGCGCTGGCCGCTGGCGCCATTGAAGACACGCTAGAGATCGGTACGGCGGCTCACCGCCACCAGGTCTTTCCCGCTGCCGAGGAGGCGCTGATCGCCTTTCCTGCCCTGCTCTCCAAGCGGCGCGGCCCGGGCGAGCAGGTCTGGATCAGTCGCTTCACCACGAATCCCCTACGTGCGGCGCACAGTGCGGCTTCGCTGGCGGACTTCGGGGCGGTGCTTGGTATGCGGCTCTTTCCGATCGGGGCGGAGCGCCCGCGAGAGAGCATCCTCGCCGTGGACGAGCTCGGCCGGGTCTTCGCTCTCGACCAGGCCGGCGAGTGGTTCCTCGGCGCGGACATCGACGCCGCGCTGACCACGCTCCTCCTCGGCCGTGCCCCCGCCCGGGTCCGCGACGACGGCACCTGGTGA
- a CDS encoding YbaB/EbfC family nucleoid-associated protein, protein MAESVDRDANRALRARFDEVYGQYQQLRSGLDELQVRLAELRVTERSDDGQVTATVGARGQLISVELQPSVYQNRDAQALSRKITSTVQRATNAATAAVQNLVASYLPANSGSPDFLRSGDFGALLGRTDAIMGYGGERRG, encoded by the coding sequence TTGGCGGAGAGCGTGGACCGGGACGCGAACCGCGCGTTGCGGGCGCGGTTCGACGAGGTGTACGGCCAGTACCAGCAGCTACGTTCCGGATTGGACGAACTCCAGGTCCGGTTGGCCGAACTGCGGGTCACGGAGCGGTCCGACGACGGCCAGGTGACCGCCACCGTCGGCGCTCGGGGCCAACTCATCTCCGTTGAGCTGCAACCGTCGGTCTACCAGAACCGTGACGCCCAGGCGCTGAGCCGCAAGATCACCTCGACGGTGCAGCGGGCCACCAACGCCGCGACGGCCGCCGTCCAGAACCTGGTCGCCAGCTACCTGCCTGCCAACTCCGGGTCGCCGGACTTCCTCCGGTCGGGCGACTTCGGCGCCCTGCTCGGCCGGACCGACGCGATTATGGGCTACGGCGGTGAACGGCGTGGGTGA
- a CDS encoding endonuclease V, whose translation MSVAEALGVQDRLRPLVDLVGPGPAAPATVAGLDVAYAEDGDRLAAAVTVLDARTLQVVDSAVATGRPAFEYVPGLFAFRELPALLDALDRLSTPPELLVCDGHGLAHPRRFGLACHLGVLTGLPAIGVGKTPLVGAWEPPAEHRGAWSSLVDGTEVLGRVLRTQDGVKPVFVSVGHRMGLENACAQVLALAPHYRLPETTRTADRLCRTALANNV comes from the coding sequence GTGAGCGTGGCGGAGGCGCTGGGCGTACAGGATCGGTTGCGGCCGTTGGTGGACCTGGTCGGGCCGGGTCCTGCCGCGCCCGCGACGGTGGCCGGCCTGGATGTGGCGTACGCCGAGGATGGCGACCGGCTGGCGGCGGCGGTCACCGTGCTGGACGCGCGGACGTTGCAGGTGGTCGACTCGGCGGTCGCCACTGGGCGGCCGGCGTTCGAGTACGTCCCGGGGCTGTTCGCCTTCCGGGAGTTGCCGGCGTTGCTGGACGCGCTGGATCGCCTCAGCACGCCCCCTGAGCTGCTGGTCTGTGACGGGCACGGATTGGCGCACCCGCGTCGGTTCGGGCTGGCCTGCCATCTTGGGGTGCTCACCGGGCTGCCGGCGATCGGGGTGGGGAAGACCCCACTGGTGGGCGCGTGGGAGCCGCCGGCCGAGCACCGGGGTGCCTGGTCGTCCCTGGTGGACGGTACGGAGGTGCTGGGCCGGGTGCTGCGTACCCAGGACGGGGTGAAGCCGGTCTTCGTCTCGGTCGGACACCGGATGGGGCTGGAGAACGCCTGCGCCCAGGTGCTGGCGCTCGCCCCGCACTATCGCCTGCCGGAGACCACCCGTACGGCGGACCGGCTCTGCCGGACAGCGCTTGCCAACAACGTCTGA